Proteins from one Oscillatoria nigro-viridis PCC 7112 genomic window:
- the csx7 gene encoding type III CRISPR-associated RAMP protein Csx7, producing MFETFKNRLEITGTLKTVTALRISAGRSTEPIGSDLPVIKDALGRPLIPGSSFKGALRSRLESFLRGIVGSDRKLVANPAIENEWSITAQEMKQIKQNFPDDQALTDEILKHTDLVSHLFGTPWLASKFQVRDLTVQPDAWFGQYQERDGVAIDRDTETAADGKLYDYQVVPAATPFDFKAVVENARDWELGLLMIGLHQFETEQIPLGGGRSRGLGVVKLEIDKMRWVDVEDHPEFLLEYLKKLVMGEQTAYEDAADYKDEWVQKLIDRLNNNISQSSPSQIAQK from the coding sequence ATGTTTGAAACATTCAAAAATCGACTGGAAATCACAGGAACGCTCAAAACTGTAACAGCACTCCGAATTAGTGCTGGTCGATCGACCGAACCGATCGGCTCCGATTTACCTGTAATCAAAGATGCTTTGGGGCGACCTTTGATTCCTGGTTCGAGCTTTAAAGGGGCTTTGCGATCGCGCCTCGAAAGCTTCCTGCGAGGAATTGTGGGGAGCGATCGCAAATTAGTAGCCAATCCAGCCATTGAGAATGAATGGTCAATTACCGCTCAGGAAATGAAGCAAATTAAACAAAATTTCCCAGATGACCAAGCTCTAACTGATGAAATTCTCAAGCATACAGATTTAGTTTCTCATCTATTTGGCACTCCCTGGCTTGCCAGCAAATTTCAAGTTCGCGACTTAACCGTACAACCCGATGCGTGGTTCGGACAATATCAAGAACGAGATGGAGTAGCCATTGACAGAGACACAGAAACCGCCGCAGATGGCAAACTCTACGACTACCAAGTTGTCCCCGCCGCAACACCTTTTGATTTTAAAGCAGTAGTTGAAAATGCTCGCGATTGGGAATTGGGTTTATTAATGATCGGTTTGCACCAATTTGAGACAGAACAAATTCCTCTCGGAGGAGGGCGATCGCGCGGCTTAGGTGTTGTTAAACTAGAAATTGATAAGATGCGTTGGGTTGATGTCGAAGACCATCCCGAATTTTTGTTAGAATACTTAAAAAAGTTAGTCATGGGAGAGCAAACAGCTTATGAAGATGCGGCAGATTATAAAGATGAGTGGGTACAAAAGCTGATCGATCGACTGAACAATAACATTTCTCAATCATCTCCATCTCAAATAGCTCAAAAGTAA